One window of the Labilibaculum sp. genome contains the following:
- a CDS encoding metallophosphoesterase, whose product MYRTIKFYKYVTVLFLGAINLWLFDVEAQEKKNELGSGAFSSYDKVFNGNIQDVNLEDYSEGPHFFWLDDKTVKLWYINHEKEGNTIDIREKKIKIKGDLVVVKGQKGDRNEYWLRKGNYPIQSAEYSGVTKLLAIGDVHGEYDVMVELLQNIGVINENLDWNWGDGHVVFIGDIFDRGDKVTESLYLIKKLQRQALENKGKLHLLLGNHEIMVLMNDSRYVAPKYKNMCQRLMFNYPRFFYADTELGKWLRSLNSVVKINDLLFVHGGLSPDLVDRGLSLEQINNDIRNSLSSDNEMTHEELMKTIYFPENPLWYRGYLMKSRSYSIINNEELNKVLSYYDVNRIFFGHTEVESIRFLHDDKVVAINVPMGYSEIEPQVMLIENGKYYRCFSDGRRELVE is encoded by the coding sequence ATGTATCGAACGATTAAGTTTTACAAATACGTAACTGTATTATTTCTAGGTGCAATTAATTTATGGTTATTTGATGTGGAAGCGCAAGAAAAGAAGAATGAATTAGGTTCAGGTGCATTTTCATCTTACGACAAGGTGTTTAATGGAAATATTCAGGATGTTAATCTGGAAGATTATTCCGAGGGTCCTCATTTTTTCTGGCTCGACGATAAAACAGTGAAGTTGTGGTATATCAATCATGAAAAAGAAGGAAATACCATTGATATCCGGGAGAAGAAAATAAAGATTAAAGGCGATTTGGTAGTTGTTAAAGGACAAAAAGGTGATCGAAATGAGTATTGGCTCCGAAAAGGAAACTATCCAATTCAAAGTGCAGAATACTCAGGAGTGACAAAACTGTTGGCAATTGGCGATGTGCATGGAGAATATGATGTAATGGTAGAATTATTGCAGAATATTGGAGTAATTAATGAAAATCTAGATTGGAATTGGGGGGATGGACATGTCGTTTTTATTGGAGATATTTTTGATCGTGGAGATAAGGTCACTGAAAGTCTGTATTTAATCAAGAAGTTACAGCGGCAAGCACTTGAAAACAAGGGAAAACTGCATTTATTGTTAGGGAATCACGAAATAATGGTTTTGATGAACGATTCCCGTTATGTTGCTCCAAAGTATAAGAATATGTGCCAAAGGCTAATGTTTAATTATCCACGGTTTTTTTATGCAGATACGGAATTGGGAAAATGGCTGCGATCATTAAATTCCGTAGTTAAAATTAATGATTTGCTATTTGTTCATGGTGGCTTGTCGCCTGATTTAGTTGATAGAGGGCTTAGTTTGGAGCAAATAAATAATGACATTCGAAATAGTTTAAGTTCAGACAACGAGATGACACATGAAGAATTAATGAAGACTATTTATTTTCCTGAAAATCCTTTGTGGTATAGAGGTTATCTGATGAAATCAAGAAGTTATTCAATCATTAATAATGAGGAATTAAATAAAGTGCTTTCTTATTATGATGTAAATCGAATTTTTTTCGGGCATACAGAGGTTGAATCTATTCGTTTTTTACACGATGATAAAGTTGTTGCGATAAATGTACCAATGGGATATTCGGAAATTGAACCTCAGGTAATGTTAATTGAAAATGGAAAGTACTATCGTTGTTTTTCAGATGGAAGAAGAGAGTTAGTTGAATAA